In Methanobacterium formicicum DSM 3637, the genomic window TTTTTTGCAATATTTTCAATCTCCACCTTATCCAGCCCAATAAGTGGACTTAAAACTGGCATGGAAGTTGAGTAACGTGTTGCCAGGATATTGGGCAGGGTTTGAGATGCAACCTGACCCATACTGCTTCCATCGACAATGGCCAGGGCGTTTTCTTCACGGGCGATCTTCTCGGCAATCTGGTACATTCCACTCTTACACAGTACACAGGTCATCCTTTCTGGAGCTTCATCCTTACACTTTTGCAGATATTCTCCATAGTCAACCTGGTAAAGTTTCAGTTTTGAACCAGCAGAGTATTCTTTCAATTTTTCGTGCATTTTCAGGATTTTTTCGTTGGAACCAGATGTGAATGGATGGTTGTTAAAGTTCACCATGGTAACACTACAACCACGCTTCATCATTAAAAAAGTGGCAACTGGTGAGTCTATGCCCCCAGAAACGAGTGCTATGACTTTTCCCTGTGTTCCCATGGGTAAGCCGCCCAGTCCCTGTATTTTCTCATGGAATACATAGGTTTTATCATCCCTTACTTCTACATATAATCTGAAATCGGGGTTTGAAAGGTCAACTTTGGATTCGGTTACTCCATACACCACTGAACCCGCATAAGCTGCCATTTCCTGACTGGAGAAGTCATGTTTGCCCACCCTTCTACACTTAACTGCAAATGAATCATCTGATGAAAAGGCCCCTCGGGCTACCAGTTCCCTGGTGTAAGTGTCGATCAACTCCTTTATAGAGTCATGATCAGTATGGGTGACTGCCGCTGGGCTGTATGAAACTATACCCACAATTTTCTGGAGGGATTCGAGGGTTTTATCCAGATCCTGGGGATAAATGAAGATCCTGCCCTGTTTTATCTCTATCTTGTCTTTGATAACAGTTTTAATATTTTCTATGAGCTTTCGCTCGAATCGTCCTCTAACCTTCGGGCTTTTAACTCCAATTTCCCCGTAACGAACTATTATTAATTTCTCCAGCATCTTTAAACTCCTTAAAATTAAAAAATTTAATAGTTAGGTCTTAAGACCTATTTCCCACATACTTCACAATCTGGCCTTTTATTGGTTTTAACTTTTTCTACCTCTGACCTCAAACCATCCCACAGAAGTATCTCATTTTCCAGAAGCTCACCCTCCCCCGTAATATATTTAACTACTTCAGTAGCCTGTACCACTCCAATTAATCCGGGTGTAAGTCCTATAATTGGGAAAACTGATTTAGGGGGGCTTTGAGGGAATATGCAATTTAGACATGCAGTTTTACCGGGTATGATGGTGGTGGCCTGACCATCAAATCCACTTACTGCACCGTGGAAGTAGGGAATATCCAACTTGAATGCAGCTTTATTGAGGGTGTGACGGGTGTCGAAGTTGTCCATGGCATCCACTATCAGATCTGAGTCACCAACTAGATCATAAACATTATCCTCAGTGATGGTTTCAGATATGATGTTCACTTTTATATCTGCATTTAAGTTGGTAAGTGTTTCTTCAGCTGATTCTGTTTTTTTCCGGTTTATATCTGCATCCCCATGTAAGATCTGTCGGTTGAGGTTGCTTAATTCCACAATGTCGTGGTCGGCTATGGTTATGTTTCCCACTCCGGCCACTGCTAGATACACTGATATAGGGGAACCCAGTCCTCCTGCACCTGCAATGAATACCTTTGCATTTTTAAGTTTTTCCTGTCCTTCTTCGCCAAAAATCATTGTTTGACGAACATATCGTTTAATTTCGCTACTGGTTAGCATGTTACATCCCCATATTATATTTTTTTCATTTTTTAACCGTTAGTTTTATTTTTTAACCGCCGAACACTACTTTAATCACGGTTATCTCATCTTCATTGGTTAAGAGCTGGTCTTCATGGATTATGGTATCATCCTTTTTAACCACCACCTCCATGGAGTTAA contains:
- the thiI gene encoding tRNA uracil 4-sulfurtransferase ThiI, translated to MLEKLIIVRYGEIGVKSPKVRGRFERKLIENIKTVIKDKIEIKQGRIFIYPQDLDKTLESLQKIVGIVSYSPAAVTHTDHDSIKELIDTYTRELVARGAFSSDDSFAVKCRRVGKHDFSSQEMAAYAGSVVYGVTESKVDLSNPDFRLYVEVRDDKTYVFHEKIQGLGGLPMGTQGKVIALVSGGIDSPVATFLMMKRGCSVTMVNFNNHPFTSGSNEKILKMHEKLKEYSAGSKLKLYQVDYGEYLQKCKDEAPERMTCVLCKSGMYQIAEKIAREENALAIVDGSSMGQVASQTLPNILATRYSTSMPVLSPLIGLDKVEIENIAKKIGTFDISILPDSGCLAAPRHPETNAELPLVLETLEKIDAEDEFDKAIAGIKLLKK
- a CDS encoding HesA/MoeB/ThiF family protein: MLTSSEIKRYVRQTMIFGEEGQEKLKNAKVFIAGAGGLGSPISVYLAVAGVGNITIADHDIVELSNLNRQILHGDADINRKKTESAEETLTNLNADIKVNIISETITEDNVYDLVGDSDLIVDAMDNFDTRHTLNKAAFKLDIPYFHGAVSGFDGQATTIIPGKTACLNCIFPQSPPKSVFPIIGLTPGLIGVVQATEVVKYITGEGELLENEILLWDGLRSEVEKVKTNKRPDCEVCGK
- a CDS encoding MoaD/ThiS family protein; its protein translation is MKVNIKDEPTKELEIDSSSVKEVLKELEINSMEVVVKKDDTIIHEDQLLTNEDEITVIKVVFGG